The following coding sequences lie in one Pyramidobacter porci genomic window:
- the nhaC gene encoding Na+/H+ antiporter NhaC — translation MVERNSESVFHEEASTYFRPKTWVSFVIVAFLICSMCSAIFVTGVQLHITMMISMGFSMLLLAFDGCSYKKLEAAIIYGGKLLIPTLVLLYCIGALIGAWIAGGTVPMIIYWGLRLIDPKYFLVTACLACMVVSMASGSSWSTIGTVGVALMGVGVGLNVNPAMTAGAVVSGAAFGDKMSPLSDTTNVAPAVAEADLFDHIRAMLYTGGPAIVLALAGFAILGFQAGGTTDEATVLNIMTSLHGLFRMNVLTLIPALIVLLLALKRFPAFPTLLISTLAAALLAVVMQGQSIPSILTIMEQGFVSNTGVGQIDKLLTRGGIFSMNYNCGLSTLVMVYGGILEKCGVLDVLLEKMHSFTKTVGRLVATTVCLEIFLNLITASQYMTIILGGKLMMPAYRKHDLLPQCLSRTLEDSGTVTSLLIPWNLCGAFATAAIGVNSFSYLPYALFNWLCPLIAVIWGFAGLFQWKTGAISSKRTYRREDSIIDAK, via the coding sequence ATGGTGGAACGGAACTCAGAAAGCGTCTTTCACGAGGAAGCTTCAACTTATTTCAGGCCCAAAACGTGGGTGTCTTTCGTCATTGTCGCGTTTCTGATTTGTTCCATGTGCAGCGCGATCTTTGTCACCGGAGTGCAGCTGCATATCACAATGATGATCAGCATGGGATTCAGCATGCTGCTTCTTGCCTTTGACGGGTGTTCCTACAAAAAACTTGAAGCAGCCATCATATATGGCGGCAAGCTTCTGATTCCGACACTGGTCCTGCTGTATTGCATCGGCGCGTTAATCGGGGCATGGATCGCCGGCGGCACGGTGCCGATGATCATTTACTGGGGATTGCGGCTGATTGACCCGAAATACTTTCTGGTGACAGCCTGCTTGGCTTGTATGGTGGTATCGATGGCTTCCGGCAGTTCGTGGTCCACGATCGGCACCGTGGGCGTTGCGCTGATGGGGGTCGGCGTAGGCCTGAACGTGAACCCGGCAATGACGGCGGGAGCCGTCGTCTCGGGAGCGGCTTTTGGCGATAAAATGTCGCCGTTGTCCGACACGACGAATGTCGCACCGGCTGTTGCCGAAGCAGATCTATTTGATCATATTCGTGCTATGTTATATACCGGCGGCCCGGCAATAGTTTTGGCTCTGGCAGGTTTTGCTATTTTGGGCTTTCAGGCCGGCGGAACGACGGATGAGGCAACCGTGCTGAACATCATGACGTCGCTCCATGGGCTTTTCAGGATGAACGTTTTGACGTTGATTCCTGCCCTTATCGTTCTGCTCCTCGCGTTGAAACGCTTCCCTGCGTTCCCTACGCTGTTGATTTCGACGCTTGCGGCGGCGTTGCTCGCCGTTGTGATGCAAGGCCAGAGCATCCCGTCGATCCTGACGATCATGGAGCAGGGATTTGTTTCGAACACCGGAGTGGGGCAGATCGACAAGCTGTTGACGCGCGGCGGCATTTTCTCGATGAACTACAACTGCGGACTGAGCACGCTTGTCATGGTTTACGGCGGTATCCTTGAAAAGTGCGGGGTTCTTGACGTGCTTCTTGAAAAGATGCATTCTTTTACGAAAACGGTCGGTCGCCTGGTTGCCACAACGGTCTGTCTTGAAATTTTTCTGAACCTGATCACGGCGAGCCAGTACATGACGATCATTCTTGGCGGCAAATTGATGATGCCGGCCTACAGAAAGCACGATTTGCTTCCGCAGTGCCTGTCGCGTACCTTGGAAGATTCCGGCACGGTCACGTCGTTGCTGATCCCTTGGAATCTGTGTGGAGCGTTTGCGACCGCGGCCATTGGCGTGAACAGCTTCTCCTACCTCCCTTATGCTTTGTTCAACTGGCTGTGCCCACTAATCGCCGTGATATGGGGTTTCGCGGGGCTGTTCCAGTGGAAAACGGGGGCTATCTCCAGCAAAAGGACATATCGTCGCGAAGATTCCATTATCGATGCGAAGTAA
- a CDS encoding ATP-NAD kinase family protein has translation MRIGFLVNPVAGMGGSVALKGTDGAETLRRARALGAVPRAAGRMAQALDAALPLPDGVGFLACGGEMGETLLKERRLPYEIVWRPAGESRAADTRAAVGAMAAAGAELIFFAGGDGTARDVCAALEGAATPVIGVPAGVKIHSAVYGVTPVRAGRLLSKFASGGVKELGDAEVMDIDEEAFRRGTVNARLYGYLKVPLDRGCLQDRKSGGANSDACDRSAIAVWVAEHMAPGRLYLIGSGTTTQAIMDELELPGTLLGVDAVKDRRLVAADLTERQLLDLVEPGNTTLIVTVIGGQGHIFGRGNQQLSPAVLRRVGVENVTVVATPAKLIGLFPKPLLVDTGDPELDRRFRGYAAVVTGYDRRQMHRVE, from the coding sequence ATGAGAATCGGCTTTCTCGTCAATCCCGTGGCAGGAATGGGCGGTTCCGTGGCGCTGAAGGGCACCGACGGGGCGGAAACGCTCCGCCGGGCCCGTGCCCTCGGCGCCGTGCCCCGCGCCGCGGGGCGCATGGCGCAGGCGCTCGACGCCGCGCTGCCGCTGCCTGACGGCGTTGGTTTTCTCGCCTGCGGCGGCGAGATGGGCGAAACGCTTTTGAAAGAGCGGCGGCTTCCCTACGAAATCGTATGGCGTCCGGCGGGCGAAAGCCGCGCCGCCGACACGCGCGCGGCCGTCGGGGCCATGGCCGCCGCCGGAGCGGAACTGATCTTCTTCGCCGGCGGCGACGGCACGGCCCGCGACGTCTGCGCCGCGCTGGAAGGCGCGGCGACTCCCGTGATCGGCGTGCCGGCCGGCGTCAAGATCCACTCGGCGGTCTACGGCGTCACGCCTGTGCGCGCCGGTCGGCTGCTGAGCAAGTTCGCCTCCGGCGGCGTGAAGGAACTGGGCGACGCCGAAGTGATGGACATCGACGAAGAAGCTTTTCGCCGCGGCACGGTCAACGCCCGCCTCTACGGCTATTTGAAAGTGCCGCTCGACCGCGGCTGCCTTCAGGACCGCAAATCGGGCGGCGCGAACTCCGACGCCTGCGACCGCTCCGCCATCGCCGTGTGGGTCGCAGAGCACATGGCTCCCGGCCGCCTGTATCTGATCGGTTCGGGCACCACCACTCAGGCGATCATGGACGAGCTGGAACTGCCCGGCACGCTGCTGGGCGTCGACGCCGTCAAAGACCGCCGCCTCGTCGCCGCCGACCTGACGGAGCGCCAGCTCCTCGACCTGGTCGAGCCGGGCAACACCACGCTGATCGTCACCGTCATCGGCGGCCAGGGGCACATCTTCGGCCGCGGCAACCAGCAGCTCAGCCCCGCCGTGCTGCGCCGCGTCGGCGTGGAAAACGTGACGGTCGTCGCCACGCCGGCCAAGCTGATCGGCCTGTTCCCCAAGCCCCTGCTCGTGGACACCGGCGACCCCGAACTCGACCGCCGGTTCCGCGGCTACGCCGCCGTGGTGACCGGCTACGACCGCCGCCAGATGCACCGCGTGGAATGA
- a CDS encoding SDR family NAD(P)-dependent oxidoreductase: protein MARYEELKGKRVMITGAASGIGLATARRFAAEGAKVFIVDYNKKALEATQKEHPEFAGFSAADVSDEENVKAAFAEMDRLLGGIDVLISNAGISIRSDALNIPYAQWKKVMDINLGGMFLCAKEAGRRMKAQGGGVILMTASSNGTEGHRWYADYNASKAGVILLTKTLALELAPVVRVNCVCPGYVLTPMQRAEYTDEMLAKVNEGIPMKRHAAPEEIGALYAFLASDDARYITGADIRIDGGETAGLYS from the coding sequence ATGGCACGTTATGAAGAGCTGAAAGGCAAGCGCGTGATGATCACCGGCGCGGCCAGCGGCATCGGACTGGCGACGGCCCGCCGTTTCGCCGCGGAAGGCGCGAAGGTTTTCATCGTCGATTACAACAAAAAAGCCCTCGAGGCGACGCAGAAGGAGCATCCCGAGTTCGCCGGATTTTCCGCGGCCGACGTCTCCGACGAAGAGAACGTCAAAGCGGCTTTTGCGGAGATGGATCGCCTGCTGGGCGGCATCGACGTGCTGATCTCCAACGCCGGCATCTCCATCCGCAGCGACGCGCTGAACATCCCCTACGCGCAGTGGAAAAAGGTCATGGACATCAACCTGGGCGGCATGTTCCTCTGCGCCAAAGAGGCCGGCAGGCGCATGAAGGCGCAGGGCGGCGGCGTGATTCTCATGACCGCCTCCAGCAACGGCACCGAAGGCCATCGCTGGTACGCCGATTACAACGCTTCCAAGGCGGGCGTGATCCTGCTCACCAAGACGCTGGCGCTCGAACTGGCCCCCGTCGTGCGCGTCAACTGCGTGTGCCCCGGTTACGTGCTCACGCCCATGCAGCGCGCCGAGTACACCGACGAGATGCTGGCCAAGGTCAACGAAGGCATTCCCATGAAGCGCCACGCCGCGCCCGAGGAGATTGGCGCGCTCTACGCTTTCTTGGCCAGCGACGACGCCCGCTACATCACCGGCGCCGATATTCGCATCGACGGCGGCGAGACGGCGGGGCTGTACTCGTAA
- a CDS encoding pyridoxal phosphate-dependent aminotransferase, which produces MIALHEKTRRISQCSFGGGIRDIADACNKLEKKGMKTFHFEIGEPDFDSPEAAKEACKRALDENKTHYTSTYGIEELRSAISEHEARKGYTLDPNNLVVTCGAEEALMTLMLALLDIGDEIVLFTPCYLAYREEALFAGAVPVEVPAKLGEHYGIDMDKLKAAVTDKTRMILLNTPNNPSGCVVSREDMDKLVEFVKGKNIWLVADECYSEIIYAKKHVSPLDYPEIADQTIIVSSSSKTFAMTGWRIGYAYVPHDVVAMLAKAHLMTTSCACAFGQIGAAAAFRDCKTFTREKVARFKERRNVVIEALKKCPGADFPSPEGAFYVLPSIEKLNMKPLDFAMGLMNKYGVAVVPSDSFGIKNHVRIAYTVGIDTIRSGMEYFVKYYNECLEAARK; this is translated from the coding sequence ATGATCGCTCTGCACGAAAAGACGCGCCGTATTTCTCAGTGTTCGTTTGGCGGAGGCATTCGCGACATTGCCGATGCCTGCAATAAACTTGAGAAGAAAGGCATGAAGACATTTCACTTTGAAATCGGCGAGCCCGACTTCGACTCCCCCGAAGCGGCAAAGGAGGCTTGCAAGCGCGCTCTCGACGAGAACAAAACGCACTACACTTCGACGTACGGCATTGAGGAGCTCCGCTCTGCGATTTCCGAACATGAAGCTCGCAAAGGCTACACGCTGGATCCGAACAATCTTGTTGTGACCTGCGGCGCGGAAGAGGCTCTGATGACTCTGATGCTTGCTTTGCTCGATATCGGCGACGAGATTGTTCTCTTCACGCCGTGCTACCTTGCTTATCGCGAAGAGGCTCTGTTTGCCGGCGCAGTGCCGGTTGAAGTGCCGGCGAAACTCGGCGAGCACTACGGCATCGACATGGATAAACTGAAAGCCGCGGTGACCGATAAGACCCGCATGATCCTCCTCAACACGCCGAATAACCCGTCGGGTTGCGTTGTGAGCCGCGAAGACATGGACAAGCTCGTCGAGTTCGTCAAAGGAAAGAACATCTGGCTGGTTGCCGACGAGTGTTATTCCGAGATCATCTACGCCAAAAAACACGTTTCGCCGCTCGATTATCCGGAGATCGCCGACCAGACAATCATCGTCAGTTCTTCGTCCAAGACGTTCGCCATGACGGGCTGGCGCATTGGCTATGCCTACGTTCCGCATGATGTGGTTGCGATGCTCGCCAAGGCTCATCTGATGACTACAAGCTGCGCGTGCGCGTTCGGTCAGATCGGTGCGGCTGCCGCGTTTAGAGACTGCAAAACTTTTACGCGGGAGAAAGTGGCACGATTCAAGGAACGTCGCAACGTTGTCATTGAAGCGTTGAAAAAATGCCCCGGGGCGGATTTCCCCTCGCCGGAAGGCGCGTTCTACGTTCTGCCGTCCATCGAAAAACTGAACATGAAACCGCTTGATTTCGCGATGGGGTTGATGAACAAGTACGGAGTCGCCGTGGTTCCGAGCGATTCGTTCGGCATCAAAAATCACGTGAGAATCGCCTATACGGTCGGCATCGACACGATCCGTTCCGGCATGGAGTACTTCGTCAAGTACTACAATGAGTGTCTTGAGGCTGCACGGAAATAG
- a CDS encoding C-terminal binding protein, with product MTKRFKTGIYSVVVTEDKIETEVLKDVSDVYRFTSRDEFEAAFPEIDGLIVDITPVTDEMMSKMKNLKIVVRHGMGADNIDIPAATKHRVIACNVPRFNLEEVSDYALAAALSLANHLPQYTWKVMHDRSWLLQDLEPKTEVQEMTLGILGLGQIGTLFAQKAKPLFKKIISYDPFMNRERAAALGVEVIDDIDDVFRQADIVSVHVPLTPATRSLVNADRLKLMKKTAFLMNTSRGELVDIDALSAALHSKRIAGAALDVLEGEPMPDMNHPIFREPGIILTPHVAWYSSQSLHKLRVTAAEEVRDAYLGKRPVGQLNEF from the coding sequence GTGACGAAGCGTTTCAAAACAGGCATCTATAGTGTTGTCGTCACGGAAGACAAGATTGAGACCGAGGTTCTTAAGGATGTTTCAGACGTTTACCGCTTCACGAGTCGCGACGAGTTTGAAGCCGCTTTTCCGGAAATTGACGGTCTGATCGTTGACATCACTCCGGTTACCGACGAAATGATGTCGAAGATGAAGAATCTGAAAATCGTTGTCCGTCACGGCATGGGAGCCGACAACATCGACATCCCGGCGGCGACGAAACATCGCGTGATCGCCTGTAACGTGCCGAGATTTAACCTTGAGGAGGTTTCGGACTACGCTCTCGCCGCTGCCCTTTCGCTGGCCAATCATCTGCCGCAGTATACTTGGAAGGTTATGCACGACAGATCGTGGCTCCTTCAGGACCTGGAGCCAAAAACGGAAGTTCAGGAGATGACGCTTGGCATTCTCGGTTTGGGACAAATCGGCACTCTGTTCGCTCAAAAGGCAAAACCTCTGTTCAAGAAGATCATCTCCTATGATCCGTTCATGAATCGCGAGCGGGCGGCCGCTCTCGGCGTTGAGGTCATTGACGATATCGATGACGTGTTCCGTCAGGCCGACATTGTCAGCGTGCATGTGCCGCTGACGCCGGCAACCCGCAGCCTTGTCAACGCTGACCGTCTGAAGCTCATGAAGAAGACCGCTTTCTTGATGAACACGTCGCGCGGCGAGCTCGTCGATATTGACGCTCTTTCGGCGGCACTTCACAGCAAACGGATCGCAGGCGCCGCCCTCGACGTCCTTGAAGGCGAGCCGATGCCGGACATGAACCACCCGATTTTCAGGGAGCCCGGCATCATTCTGACGCCGCATGTGGCGTGGTATTCCAGCCAGTCTCTGCACAAGCTTCGCGTTACGGCTGCGGAGGAAGTTCGAGATGCGTACCTCGGGAAACGCCCAGTCGGGCAACTGAACGAATTTTAG
- the gcvPB gene encoding aminomethyl-transferring glycine dehydrogenase subunit GcvPB: MDKIADKRDARLDRFHQASWNEPIIYELSVKGERGVLVPEVSAAVAAEAGDGVSSLPECMRRKNAPDLPEIGQPQLARHYNHLAQENLGVDSNIDIGQGTCTMKYSPKVNDRLAGCPKLADMHPLQPDGTAQGILEVVWRLGELFKEISGLDCFSIQPGGGAHGILAMASVVRAYWEAKGENDRDTVVTTFFSHPADAACPIVKGYKAVVLPPDAEGLPDIEAFKATLKNNKVAAIFMTNPEDTGIFNRRIREFTRLAHEAGAICCYDQANANGLLGITRTVEADFDMSFFNLHKTFSSPHGCGGPAVGMVTCRKELRDYLPAPLVERSEEKGYYLDFDLPRSCGKVKSFWGVAPVAVRAYAWIMSLGAEGLREVSRVAILNNNYCMKKILAIKGASISFPNHKPRIEQVRYSWEQLKKDTGFGTADFSRRIPDYGTHYWSSHEPWVIPEPFTIEPSESYSKRDLDTYCEILAAIARECYEQPEVIRAAPLNSTVHHISHDYFDDPDKWALSWRNYKQKYTGYFQPKKK, encoded by the coding sequence ATGGATAAAATTGCGGACAAAAGAGACGCCCGACTGGACCGTTTCCATCAGGCGAGCTGGAACGAGCCGATTATTTACGAGTTGAGCGTGAAAGGCGAGCGTGGCGTGCTGGTTCCGGAAGTTTCGGCGGCCGTCGCGGCCGAAGCGGGCGACGGCGTTTCCAGCCTGCCCGAGTGCATGAGGCGCAAAAACGCGCCCGACCTGCCGGAGATCGGGCAGCCGCAGCTGGCGCGCCACTACAACCATCTGGCGCAGGAGAACCTCGGCGTCGACAGCAACATCGACATCGGCCAGGGCACCTGCACGATGAAGTACAGCCCCAAGGTGAACGACCGCCTCGCCGGCTGCCCCAAGCTGGCCGACATGCACCCGCTGCAGCCGGACGGCACGGCGCAGGGCATTCTCGAAGTCGTCTGGCGTCTGGGCGAGCTGTTCAAGGAAATTTCCGGCCTCGATTGCTTCAGCATCCAGCCCGGCGGCGGCGCGCACGGCATCCTCGCCATGGCGTCGGTCGTGCGCGCTTACTGGGAAGCGAAGGGGGAAAACGACCGCGACACCGTCGTCACCACGTTCTTCTCGCACCCTGCCGACGCGGCCTGCCCGATCGTCAAGGGGTACAAGGCCGTCGTGCTGCCGCCCGACGCCGAGGGGCTGCCCGATATCGAAGCTTTCAAGGCGACGCTGAAAAACAACAAAGTCGCCGCCATCTTCATGACCAACCCCGAAGACACCGGCATCTTCAACCGCCGCATCCGCGAGTTCACGCGGCTGGCTCACGAAGCCGGCGCGATCTGCTGCTACGACCAGGCCAACGCCAACGGCCTGCTGGGCATCACCCGCACCGTCGAGGCCGACTTCGACATGTCGTTCTTCAACCTGCACAAGACTTTCTCGTCGCCGCACGGCTGCGGCGGCCCCGCCGTCGGCATGGTGACCTGCCGCAAAGAGCTGCGCGATTATCTGCCCGCGCCTCTGGTCGAACGCAGCGAGGAGAAAGGCTATTACCTCGATTTCGACCTGCCCCGCAGCTGCGGCAAGGTCAAGTCCTTCTGGGGCGTCGCGCCCGTGGCGGTGCGCGCCTACGCCTGGATCATGAGCCTGGGGGCGGAAGGGCTGCGCGAGGTGAGCCGGGTGGCGATCCTCAATAACAACTACTGCATGAAAAAAATCCTCGCCATCAAGGGCGCGTCGATCAGTTTCCCCAATCACAAACCGCGCATCGAGCAGGTCCGTTACAGCTGGGAACAGCTCAAAAAGGACACGGGCTTCGGCACCGCCGACTTCTCGCGGCGCATTCCCGATTATGGCACGCATTACTGGAGCAGCCACGAACCGTGGGTGATCCCCGAGCCGTTCACGATCGAGCCCAGCGAGTCGTACAGCAAGCGCGACCTCGACACCTACTGCGAGATCCTCGCCGCCATCGCGCGCGAGTGCTACGAGCAGCCCGAGGTCATCCGCGCCGCGCCGCTGAACAGCACCGTGCACCACATCAGCCACGACTATTTCGACGACCCCGACAAGTGGGCGCTGTCGTGGCGGAACTACAAACAGAAGTACACGGGCTATTTCCAGCCGAAAAAGAAATAG
- the gcvPA gene encoding aminomethyl-transferring glycine dehydrogenase subunit GcvPA codes for MSKRNYPYIPNSDPAVQAEMLKFIGAKSIDELIEQNIPRELLMKAPLKLPQPYAAECDLVRHVSGILNKDKTANEMACFLGAGCYNRYVPALVDEVINRSEFLSAYAGEPYEDHGRFQACFEYESMMAELLDCDVVNVPNYDGSQAAGTALRMATRVTKRDEVLIPATLNPDVARAVKTYLHPDVKVTTVAYDRTTGRLDLNDLKAKLSDKIAAVMAMNPNFFGIVEEEAQQVADLAHAAGALFVVYAEPSTLGVMKPPFQYGADLACGDIQALGIHMNYGGGVGGYMAARDRPEIVREYPSRLFGLAPTSHGEWGFGDVMWERTSFAVRDRAKEFVGTHAALWSIGAAVYLASLGPKGMQELGKTILQRGLLLRKRLASVKGLTVCPLSGATFQEFVVRFENKTVAEVNAALLKKNILGGFDLSRDFPELGQCALLCVTERTGEDDVAALVKALAEILA; via the coding sequence ATGTCGAAACGGAATTATCCCTACATTCCCAACTCCGATCCGGCCGTCCAGGCCGAGATGCTCAAGTTCATCGGGGCGAAATCCATCGACGAGCTGATCGAGCAGAACATTCCCCGGGAGCTGCTCATGAAGGCGCCGCTCAAACTTCCGCAGCCTTACGCGGCGGAGTGCGATCTTGTCCGCCACGTTTCGGGCATTCTGAACAAGGACAAGACGGCCAATGAAATGGCCTGCTTTCTCGGCGCGGGCTGCTATAACCGCTACGTTCCGGCGCTGGTGGACGAGGTGATCAACCGTTCCGAGTTCCTTTCGGCCTACGCCGGCGAGCCGTACGAGGATCATGGCCGCTTCCAGGCCTGCTTCGAGTACGAGAGCATGATGGCCGAGCTGTTGGACTGCGACGTGGTCAACGTTCCCAACTACGACGGTTCGCAGGCCGCGGGCACGGCGCTGCGCATGGCGACGCGCGTGACGAAGCGCGACGAAGTGCTGATCCCGGCGACGCTGAATCCCGACGTGGCGCGCGCCGTAAAGACGTATTTGCATCCCGACGTGAAGGTAACGACCGTCGCCTACGATCGCACGACCGGCCGTCTCGATCTGAACGATCTCAAGGCGAAGCTGAGCGACAAGATCGCGGCGGTAATGGCGATGAATCCCAACTTTTTCGGCATCGTCGAGGAGGAGGCGCAGCAGGTCGCCGATCTGGCGCATGCGGCCGGGGCGCTGTTCGTCGTCTATGCCGAGCCTTCGACGCTGGGCGTGATGAAGCCTCCATTCCAGTACGGAGCCGACCTTGCCTGCGGCGACATTCAGGCGCTGGGCATCCACATGAACTACGGCGGCGGCGTGGGCGGCTACATGGCCGCCAGGGACCGGCCCGAGATCGTGCGCGAGTATCCTTCGCGCCTGTTCGGGCTTGCGCCGACGAGCCACGGCGAATGGGGCTTCGGCGACGTGATGTGGGAGCGCACTTCGTTCGCCGTCCGCGACCGCGCCAAGGAATTCGTCGGCACGCACGCGGCGCTGTGGAGCATCGGCGCGGCGGTGTACCTGGCCAGTCTCGGGCCGAAGGGGATGCAGGAGCTGGGCAAAACCATCCTGCAGCGCGGCCTGCTGCTGCGCAAGCGCCTGGCTTCCGTGAAGGGGCTGACGGTCTGCCCGCTGAGCGGCGCGACGTTCCAGGAGTTTGTCGTGCGCTTCGAGAACAAAACGGTCGCCGAGGTCAACGCGGCGCTTTTGAAGAAGAATATTCTCGGCGGCTTCGATTTGAGCAGGGACTTTCCCGAACTGGGGCAGTGCGCGCTGCTGTGCGTCACCGAGCGCACGGGCGAAGACGACGTCGCCGCGCTGGTCAAGGCGCTTGCCGAAATTCTTGCCTGA
- a CDS encoding ParA family protein, with protein sequence MTILDSILKSMGLMRIRNLPPPPAPLPPQPLSKAEEEIPLSDEEREEVEQWAGWAAQMGDIVPQRLEVVAFDYEPSVPAADKAAEAGEPAAAEDVPVQAGAAADEKNAADGGTRSAARAAQKRVAVSMLKGGVGKTTITCFIATAIQKIWDEENRDERLLVVDTDPQGSATDFFLRAEDVPADLSLRALLDPQPYAGNPELLIRSTRYARIDVLPAHPSAADVLPAAEGALEDRLARFLDRAAREYQLVLIDTPPAATLALKNALLAADDVLLPIDPSRQCLKTLPHFSATLMEYKHRNLGLRICGVVFSRCDRRQRLDREILAAVTEQLAKSGIPLYEVPRRAAIADCYNRFLGVEGLEAREKEALTVFGDLARQTLSLRG encoded by the coding sequence ATGACCATTCTGGACAGCATCTTGAAATCCATGGGGCTGATGCGGATCAGAAATCTCCCGCCGCCTCCCGCGCCGCTGCCGCCTCAGCCGCTTTCCAAAGCCGAAGAGGAGATTCCCCTCAGCGATGAAGAGCGCGAGGAAGTGGAGCAGTGGGCGGGCTGGGCCGCGCAGATGGGCGACATCGTCCCGCAGCGGCTGGAAGTGGTCGCATTCGATTACGAGCCGTCCGTTCCCGCCGCGGACAAAGCGGCGGAAGCGGGAGAGCCTGCGGCGGCGGAAGACGTTCCCGTCCAGGCGGGAGCGGCTGCGGACGAAAAAAACGCGGCGGACGGCGGGACTCGAAGCGCCGCTCGCGCCGCGCAGAAGCGCGTGGCGGTTTCCATGCTCAAGGGCGGCGTCGGCAAGACGACGATCACCTGTTTCATCGCCACGGCGATCCAGAAAATTTGGGACGAAGAAAACCGCGACGAGCGCCTGCTGGTCGTCGACACCGATCCGCAGGGCTCGGCGACCGATTTTTTCCTGCGCGCCGAGGACGTTCCCGCCGACCTCAGCCTGCGCGCCCTGCTGGACCCCCAGCCCTATGCCGGCAATCCCGAACTGCTGATCCGCTCTACCCGTTATGCCCGCATCGACGTCCTGCCGGCCCATCCCTCCGCCGCCGACGTCCTGCCGGCGGCGGAGGGGGCGCTGGAAGACCGTCTGGCGCGTTTTCTCGACCGCGCCGCACGGGAATACCAGCTGGTGCTGATCGACACGCCGCCCGCGGCGACCCTGGCGCTGAAAAACGCGCTGCTGGCCGCCGATGACGTACTGCTGCCGATCGACCCGAGCCGCCAGTGCCTCAAGACTCTGCCGCATTTTTCCGCGACGTTGATGGAGTACAAGCACCGCAACCTGGGCCTGCGCATCTGCGGCGTCGTCTTCTCGCGCTGCGACCGGCGCCAGCGCCTTGACCGCGAAATCCTCGCGGCAGTCACCGAGCAGCTGGCCAAAAGCGGCATCCCGCTGTACGAAGTGCCGCGCCGCGCGGCCATCGCCGACTGCTATAACCGCTTCCTCGGCGTCGAGGGCCTCGAGGCAAGGGAAAAAGAAGCGCTGACAGTCTTCGGCGATCTGGCCCGGCAAACGCTTTCACTGCGGGGCTGA
- a CDS encoding SDR family NAD(P)-dependent oxidoreductase, translated as MLDLNELCGMRDKNAVITGAASGLGAGIARFFADAGMKVLLLDINEKGGEEVTAEIRGSGGNAVFMRCDVTSQADCAAAAEAAFRRWGGIDCLVNCAGATRRRTVEDLEEKDWDLVLNVTLKSVYLMCHNVVPYMKKQGHGKIVNIGSGWALKGGDQAVAYCASKGGVWNMTRALAIDCGPHNINVNCVCPGDSDTPMLKSECEQLGGTYDSAFKSSCAVRPIARLGTPKDVAMCVFFLCSEMSPWVTGSALVVDGGGIA; from the coding sequence ATGTTGGATTTGAACGAACTGTGCGGCATGAGGGACAAAAACGCCGTCATCACGGGAGCCGCGTCGGGGCTGGGGGCGGGGATCGCCCGCTTCTTCGCTGACGCCGGCATGAAGGTGCTGCTGCTGGACATCAACGAGAAGGGCGGCGAAGAAGTAACCGCGGAAATCAGGGGCAGCGGCGGCAACGCCGTCTTCATGCGCTGCGATGTCACCAGTCAGGCCGACTGCGCCGCCGCGGCCGAAGCGGCGTTCCGGCGCTGGGGCGGCATCGACTGTCTCGTGAACTGCGCGGGAGCGACTCGCCGCCGCACGGTGGAAGATCTCGAAGAAAAGGATTGGGATCTGGTGCTGAACGTGACGCTGAAAAGCGTTTACCTGATGTGCCACAACGTGGTGCCCTACATGAAGAAGCAGGGACACGGCAAGATCGTCAACATCGGTTCCGGCTGGGCTTTGAAGGGCGGCGATCAGGCCGTGGCGTACTGCGCGTCCAAGGGCGGCGTGTGGAACATGACCCGCGCTCTGGCGATCGACTGCGGCCCTCATAATATCAACGTCAACTGCGTTTGCCCCGGCGACAGCGACACGCCGATGCTCAAAAGCGAGTGCGAGCAGCTGGGCGGCACGTACGACTCGGCGTTCAAATCGTCGTGCGCGGTGCGTCCGATCGCCCGGCTGGGCACGCCGAAAGACGTGGCGATGTGCGTGTTCTTCCTGTGCAGCGAAATGTCGCCGTGGGTGACCGGTTCGGCTCTGGTCGTCGACGGCGGCGGCATCGCCTAG